The following coding sequences are from one Pigmentibacter sp. JX0631 window:
- a CDS encoding transposase: MFILSLINKRKGYALPIHYFFCEKVNGRLLYSGHELTIQLLKEIFAEGYPILPVALDSWYDSVKLMESLDKLKIPFCINAKDNRKVRHCASSKVPWKSWKRVFKNKVKYRVKLTKTEHQNKARKVKYIQECVVYIKERKLALKAIAVYNKITDPSYFSIYVTNRLDMTGKFLYEIGIMRWLIEELFRNLKQKLSFGRLSCTGKVAADLSICLPFALITSLHFFPNELNQKDAKSISIGTNIERIKSNNFNKSLSIIINNSSHLNLSKLKARRRIIQINKKPVDSFAEWRVAC; this comes from the coding sequence ATATTTATACTTTCTCTTATAAATAAAAGAAAAGGATATGCATTACCCATACACTATTTTTTCTGTGAAAAGGTAAATGGTAGACTGCTTTATTCAGGACATGAATTAACAATTCAACTGTTGAAAGAAATATTTGCTGAAGGTTATCCAATTCTTCCTGTAGCCTTAGATTCATGGTATGATTCGGTTAAATTAATGGAAAGTTTAGATAAATTAAAAATTCCCTTTTGTATCAATGCAAAAGATAATAGAAAAGTAAGACATTGTGCCTCATCAAAAGTTCCTTGGAAAAGTTGGAAAAGAGTTTTTAAAAATAAAGTAAAATATAGAGTAAAATTAACAAAAACAGAGCATCAAAATAAGGCAAGGAAAGTAAAATATATTCAAGAATGTGTTGTATATATTAAAGAAAGAAAATTAGCATTAAAAGCTATTGCAGTGTACAATAAAATAACTGACCCCTCATATTTTTCAATTTATGTTACAAATAGATTGGATATGACTGGAAAATTTCTTTATGAAATAGGTATAATGCGTTGGTTAATCGAAGAATTATTTAGAAATTTGAAACAAAAATTATCTTTTGGTAGGCTTTCGTGTACAGGTAAGGTTGCAGCAGATCTTTCCATTTGTTTGCCATTTGCATTAATTACTTCCTTACATTTCTTTCCGAATGAATTAAACCAAAAGGATGCTAAATCTATATCGATTGGCACAAATATAGAGCGAATAAAATCAAATAATTTCAATAAAAGTCTTTCAATTATAATAAATAATTCTAGTCATTTAAACTTAAGTAAACTAAAAGCTAGGAGAAGAATTATTCAAATAAATAAAAAACCAGTAGATTCCTTTGCGGAATGGCGTGTTGCTTGTTAA
- a CDS encoding transposase: MKLHFIASFKNKKLPAPKLVMVTKASIHDLRAIKKELLAQKNTKILADKAYIDKKTKHNLALIGTELHTPIKTSKFKKELSHDEKVYSKIVSSFRQPIEILFNWLIDISGIQNASKVRSTKGLIVHVYGRFSACLFKYLFAY; encoded by the coding sequence ATGAAGCTTCATTTTATTGCATCATTTAAAAATAAAAAACTACCTGCACCTAAACTCGTAATGGTTACAAAAGCAAGTATTCATGACTTGAGGGCAATAAAGAAAGAACTTCTAGCTCAAAAAAATACGAAAATTCTTGCCGACAAAGCTTATATTGATAAAAAAACTAAACACAATTTAGCTCTTATTGGTACAGAACTTCATACTCCTATTAAAACCTCTAAATTTAAAAAAGAACTCTCCCATGATGAAAAAGTTTATTCAAAAATAGTCAGTTCATTTCGACAACCAATCGAAATATTATTCAATTGGTTGATTGATATCAGCGGTATCCAAAACGCTTCAAAAGTTCGATCTACCAAAGGACTCATTGTTCATGTCTATGGACGTTTTTCTGCCTGTTTATTTAAATACTTATTTGCATATTAA
- a CDS encoding FRG domain-containing protein: protein MENVLRYLELISKYNENISDELIRNSTINNSPEKKQKNKFYFRGQSNCSWKLIPSIFRQECVDYDEAKLIKSVLKFKYSHFDIDDIGLNTILQKTLELQHYHMPTRLLDWSENPLVALYFAACNDNNKDGTIFLLYNLQEKGNEKLAKLNDFNFRLKLKISIMDNKSSILKELNNEYNKFKELFKYNNIDIEKFNKEENSNQNNDIFKFSKEVMRFKKVGIRSLNRNLTTPLTEFVTDQGSVFSLEDDCEILKEIQKRISFIYKLNEASIIKYRETDRGKNQSSIFTMHFGKIIDNKIIIPYDLFEENKRLENKVNKTDFQLDHWNGSNLLVAKILLRKEDKSKIIYELRKYFGIHDAFIYPDDKKRKFDYLYQEFICREYNDTENFKYTNNI from the coding sequence ATGGAAAATGTATTGCGATATTTAGAATTAATTTCTAAATATAATGAAAATATTTCTGATGAATTAATTAGAAATAGTACTATAAATAATTCTCCTGAAAAAAAACAAAAAAATAAGTTTTATTTTAGGGGGCAAAGCAATTGTTCATGGAAATTAATTCCTAGTATCTTTAGACAGGAATGTGTTGATTATGATGAAGCTAAATTAATTAAAAGTGTTCTTAAATTTAAATATTCACATTTTGATATTGACGACATTGGTTTAAATACAATATTACAAAAAACTTTAGAATTACAGCATTATCACATGCCAACACGTCTTCTTGATTGGAGTGAAAATCCATTAGTGGCGCTATATTTTGCAGCATGTAATGACAATAATAAAGATGGCACTATATTTTTATTATATAATCTTCAAGAAAAAGGAAATGAAAAATTAGCTAAATTAAATGATTTTAATTTTAGGTTAAAATTAAAAATTTCAATAATGGACAATAAAAGTTCTATTTTAAAAGAGTTGAATAATGAATATAATAAATTTAAAGAATTATTCAAATACAATAATATTGATATTGAGAAATTTAATAAAGAAGAAAATAGTAATCAAAATAATGATATTTTCAAATTTTCAAAAGAAGTAATGAGATTTAAAAAGGTTGGAATTAGGTCATTAAATAGAAATTTAACAACGCCATTAACTGAATTTGTAACTGATCAAGGTTCTGTTTTTTCATTAGAAGATGATTGTGAAATATTAAAAGAAATTCAGAAGAGAATATCTTTTATATATAAGTTAAATGAGGCAAGTATTATTAAGTATAGAGAAACCGACCGTGGTAAAAATCAATCTTCAATTTTTACCATGCATTTTGGGAAAATTATAGATAATAAAATTATAATTCCTTATGATCTTTTTGAAGAAAATAAAAGATTAGAAAATAAAGTTAATAAAACTGATTTTCAATTAGATCATTGGAATGGATCTAACTTACTTGTAGCAAAAATACTACTTAGAAAAGAGGATAAGTCAAAAATTATTTATGAACTTAGAAAATACTTTGGTATCCATGATGCTTTTATTTATCCTGATGACAAAAAAAGGAAATTTGATTATCTTTATCAAGAATTTATTTGCAGAGAGTATAATGATACTGAAAATTTTAAATATACCAATAATATTTAG
- a CDS encoding biliverdin-producing heme oxygenase, translating to MINSELSIRFHELIKLKTKNIHNELDNLIKINSTNEYIDYLIVMYRVMTPLEKDILNFNEFEISFSKTILKNKSNKLILDLKNLDIDIAKINFSKFVPHINCFDEALGCFYVLEGSSLGTQFLFKKLCSLFGENFINNMNYLNGIGRNTFQHWAQFIESLENYTISFPEKKDIILKSAIDTFKCFKLELESKNKQ from the coding sequence ATGATAAATAGCGAATTATCGATTCGTTTTCATGAATTAATAAAATTAAAAACCAAAAACATTCACAATGAACTAGATAATTTAATAAAAATAAATTCTACTAATGAGTATATAGATTATTTAATAGTAATGTATAGAGTTATGACTCCTCTTGAAAAAGATATTTTAAATTTTAATGAATTTGAAATATCTTTTTCAAAGACTATTTTAAAAAATAAAAGTAATAAATTAATATTAGATTTAAAAAATCTTGATATTGATATTGCGAAAATTAATTTTTCTAAATTTGTTCCTCATATTAATTGTTTTGATGAAGCTTTAGGGTGCTTTTATGTGCTTGAAGGATCTTCTTTAGGAACACAATTTCTTTTTAAGAAACTTTGTTCACTTTTTGGTGAAAATTTTATAAATAATATGAATTATTTAAATGGAATTGGAAGGAATACTTTTCAACATTGGGCCCAATTTATTGAATCTTTAGAAAATTATACGATTTCTTTTCCTGAAAAGAAAGATATCATTTTAAAATCTGCAATTGACACATTTAAATGCTTTAAGTTAGAACTAGAAAGTAAAAATAAGCAATAA
- a CDS encoding PhzF family phenazine biosynthesis protein: MTKIWIVDAFTDIAYRGNPAAVMIVDEFPLTMLQIAKEMNLSETVFVKPLGGNRFHIRWFTPKNEVKLCGHATLATAHILTTENFILSDNIIFDSLSGELSVIKKSDSYSLDFPLQKVGQNLSIEPYKKAFQLKDEITEVVKAFDDVLVLVNNEDILKELTPDFSKLLEIDARGVIVTAHSSNYDFISRFFAPKSGVNEDPVTGSAHCKLADYWSKKLNKKELLAYQASERGGIIKIFVNDERVILNGKAVTILEGKWLVNI; this comes from the coding sequence ATGACAAAAATTTGGATTGTCGATGCTTTTACAGACATTGCTTATAGAGGAAATCCTGCTGCAGTGATGATTGTAGACGAATTTCCACTAACAATGCTGCAAATTGCAAAAGAAATGAATTTATCAGAAACAGTCTTTGTTAAGCCTCTAGGGGGTAATCGATTTCATATACGGTGGTTTACGCCAAAAAATGAAGTAAAACTTTGTGGCCATGCGACTCTTGCTACAGCCCATATTTTAACTACTGAAAATTTTATATTAAGTGACAATATTATATTTGACTCACTATCAGGTGAACTTTCGGTGATAAAAAAATCAGATTCATATTCGTTAGACTTTCCTTTACAAAAAGTTGGTCAAAACCTATCTATAGAGCCATATAAAAAAGCTTTTCAATTGAAAGATGAAATCACTGAAGTAGTAAAAGCATTTGATGATGTTTTAGTTCTTGTGAATAATGAAGATATTTTGAAAGAATTAACCCCAGATTTTTCAAAATTATTAGAGATAGATGCCAGAGGAGTTATTGTTACAGCGCATTCTTCAAATTATGATTTTATTTCCAGATTTTTTGCCCCCAAATCTGGAGTAAATGAAGATCCTGTTACTGGTTCAGCGCATTGCAAACTTGCAGACTATTGGAGTAAAAAATTAAATAAAAAAGAATTACTTGCTTATCAAGCAAGTGAAAGGGGAGGAATAATTAAAATTTTTGTTAATGATGAAAGAGTTATATTAAATGGTAAAGCAGTTACTATACTAGAAGGTAAATGGTTAGTTAATATTTAG
- a CDS encoding PadR family transcriptional regulator has product MNSQLKKGVLELCVMVILNKKDCYGYELVETLSEHISVVEGTIYPLLRRLLKEGYFETYLQESGEGPSRKYYKLTELGRKTMHEMLQEWREFSQGVNMIIERDNIGNQK; this is encoded by the coding sequence TTGAATTCGCAGTTGAAAAAGGGGGTTTTAGAACTATGTGTCATGGTCATATTAAATAAAAAAGATTGCTATGGTTATGAACTCGTTGAAACCCTATCAGAACATATATCAGTAGTTGAGGGAACAATTTATCCACTCTTACGGCGTTTATTAAAGGAAGGATATTTTGAGACATATTTACAAGAATCGGGAGAGGGGCCTTCTCGAAAATATTACAAACTAACTGAATTAGGAAGAAAAACGATGCATGAAATGCTGCAAGAATGGAGAGAGTTTTCGCAGGGCGTCAATATGATTATTGAAAGAGATAATATAGGAAATCAAAAATGA
- a CDS encoding DUF1700 domain-containing protein produces MNKKIFLQKLKNALAQMDEQEKNEILSDYEEHFLAAAESGKSEQEIINALGDPLIIAKSYSSEKIIKQLESKKPFQKKVVPLAQSYFLVASLGFFNVIVFGIPYFLAFVITLSIWLSSVLLTLSNLYNFGNNIVSSVLNFDLNKGSAIFYSLGGVFLGILLLNIAYLVTNWLLKLFIKHVQLSLKVAGLDGEKRL; encoded by the coding sequence ATGAATAAAAAAATATTTTTACAAAAATTAAAAAATGCACTTGCGCAGATGGATGAACAAGAAAAAAATGAAATTTTAAGTGATTATGAAGAACATTTTTTAGCGGCGGCTGAATCTGGTAAATCAGAGCAAGAAATAATTAATGCCCTTGGCGATCCTTTAATTATAGCAAAATCTTATTCATCTGAAAAAATTATAAAACAACTTGAATCTAAAAAACCATTTCAAAAAAAAGTAGTTCCACTTGCTCAGTCATACTTCTTAGTTGCTAGTCTAGGTTTCTTTAATGTAATTGTTTTTGGTATACCTTATTTCCTTGCATTTGTTATAACATTATCAATTTGGTTATCTTCTGTTCTATTAACTTTAAGTAATTTATATAATTTTGGAAATAATATTGTTTCCAGTGTGTTGAATTTCGATTTGAATAAAGGTTCAGCTATATTTTATTCTTTGGGAGGAGTTTTTCTAGGGATATTATTATTAAATATTGCTTACTTAGTTACTAATTGGTTATTAAAATTATTTATAAAACATGTGCAATTGAGTTTAAAAGTTGCAGGATTGGATGGAGAAAAAAGGTTATGA
- a CDS encoding DUF4097 family beta strand repeat-containing protein — MKLTQSKIVIPSFIGMILCYVTAFALDKDSNRKFSKDFSSEKVHKIYQGLSEPELEISGPTINAKVTTIEGKDVSISVEKKSPNCDLNIKNNSGTIDIEYIDSFSFFKFGRLKDTCLAEIIISTPKNSKLKISTVSGNIDVEGHYKEIKMTSVNGNINVNIDTPEARINSVSGDIYLKGLVKDLDVKNVSGNVNLIYNSLPVIGLLKTSTVSGNVKIEIPKDSQLDYKFQSISGEFKVNNIYINESSKFSINSESVSGDVKIN, encoded by the coding sequence ATGAAATTAACTCAAAGTAAAATTGTAATTCCTTCATTTATCGGTATGATACTTTGTTATGTAACTGCATTTGCATTAGATAAAGATAGTAATAGAAAGTTTAGTAAAGATTTTAGTAGTGAAAAAGTCCATAAAATATATCAAGGGTTGTCTGAACCAGAGCTTGAAATTTCTGGACCAACAATTAATGCTAAAGTAACAACTATTGAAGGAAAAGATGTATCTATTTCTGTAGAAAAAAAATCTCCTAATTGTGATTTAAATATCAAAAATAATTCGGGAACAATTGATATAGAATATATTGATTCTTTTTCTTTTTTCAAATTTGGAAGATTAAAAGACACTTGCTTGGCAGAAATAATAATTTCCACCCCAAAAAATTCAAAACTAAAAATATCTACAGTTTCGGGGAATATTGATGTAGAAGGTCACTATAAGGAAATAAAAATGACTTCTGTAAATGGAAATATAAATGTTAATATAGATACTCCAGAGGCGAGGATTAATTCTGTATCAGGAGATATTTATTTAAAAGGTTTGGTAAAAGATCTTGATGTAAAAAATGTAAGTGGAAATGTCAATCTTATTTATAACTCTCTTCCTGTCATTGGTCTTTTAAAAACTAGTACAGTAAGTGGGAATGTAAAAATTGAAATACCAAAGGATTCTCAATTAGATTACAAATTTCAATCTATTTCAGGTGAGTTTAAGGTAAATAATATCTATATTAATGAAAGTTCAAAATTTTCTATAAATTCCGAAAGTGTTTCTGGAGATGTAAAGATAAATTAA
- a CDS encoding nuclear transport factor 2 family protein: MIIKKNGKPFALPPFNLESAKLKVKSAEDAWNSKDPIRVANSYTEDSVWRNRTEFFSGRAAIIEFLTRKWKKEVEYKLQKELWCYTENRISVRFEYEWFDNENLSWMRTHGNEHWEFNSDGLMQKRDMSANDYQINELDRKL, translated from the coding sequence ATGATTATTAAAAAAAATGGTAAACCTTTTGCATTGCCTCCTTTCAACTTAGAATCTGCTAAATTAAAAGTGAAAAGTGCTGAAGATGCTTGGAATTCAAAAGATCCTATACGTGTTGCTAATTCTTATACAGAAGATTCTGTATGGAGAAATCGAACAGAATTTTTTTCAGGTCGTGCTGCAATTATAGAATTTTTAACTAGGAAATGGAAAAAAGAAGTAGAGTATAAACTTCAAAAAGAACTATGGTGTTATACAGAAAACCGAATTTCTGTTCGATTTGAATACGAGTGGTTTGATAATGAAAATTTAAGTTGGATGCGAACTCATGGCAACGAACATTGGGAATTTAATTCAGACGGTCTTATGCAAAAACGTGATATGAGTGCAAATGATTATCAAATAAATGAATTGGATAGAAAACTTTAA
- a CDS encoding peroxidase-related enzyme (This protein belongs to a clade of uncharacterized proteins related to peroxidases such as the alkylhydroperoxidase AhpD.), with protein MSRIFTPESIELALPEAKDMLLSVKKNLGVVPNLFLMVSSSPTALEGYLNLSEALGKGKIAAATRERIALAVAEINGCSYCLSAHTYLGKKLAKLSDDEIAANRKGKSNDPKADAAVRFAVTVVNKRGHIQTSDLDAIKNAGYDDGQILEIVLHVALNTWTNYINEIAQTEIDFPVVQPNKN; from the coding sequence TGAAGCAAAAGATATGCTTCTATCAGTCAAAAAAAACTTAGGTGTTGTACCAAACTTATTTCTGATGGTTAGTTCAAGTCCTACAGCCTTGGAAGGATATTTAAACCTTTCTGAAGCTCTTGGTAAAGGCAAAATAGCAGCTGCGACCCGTGAAAGAATAGCTCTTGCAGTTGCAGAAATAAATGGATGTAGTTATTGCCTATCTGCACATACTTACTTAGGAAAAAAATTAGCAAAACTTTCAGATGATGAAATTGCAGCAAACAGAAAAGGAAAATCAAATGATCCCAAAGCGGATGCAGCGGTTCGATTTGCAGTAACAGTAGTTAACAAGCGAGGACATATTCAAACAAGTGACTTAGATGCCATCAAAAATGCTGGTTATGATGATGGTCAAATTCTTGAAATTGTGTTACATGTAGCGTTAAATACATGGACGAATTATATTAATGAAATTGCACAAACAGAAATAGATTTTCCAGTAGTTCAACCAAATAAAAATTAG